A single window of Candidatus Kryptoniota bacterium DNA harbors:
- the asnA gene encoding aspartate--ammonia ligase has product MSDKKADLAGPGIGNYDELEKILPADYHSLLSPKETQLAIFAVKNYIEENLCKELNLMMVQVPLIVDVESGVNDMLDRDGSRTPIQFHISNDYNKHPIDAQVVQAATKWKRVALKQFDMKSGEGLCTDMRAVRKDYFLDHDHSVYVDQWDWERVIGREQRNLKFLKEVVTKIWKVLKGAETHVQHMFPQLKNAKYPNLPEELAFFHAEDILDMYPDLPRKQRETALLQKYPAVFIIGIGWVLKDGYPHEMRAADYDDWVTETKSEDGRQMHGLNGDILVWNPVTKRRHELTSMGIRVDGETLKKQLELSHQLESLKFPYHQGIIKNELPLSIGGGIGQSRTYMLLLKKAHLGEVSVTVWPKVLKDMCSLKNIHVLN; this is encoded by the coding sequence ATGTCGGACAAAAAAGCTGATTTGGCAGGGCCAGGAATTGGTAACTACGACGAATTGGAGAAGATCCTCCCCGCCGATTATCATTCTCTCCTCAGCCCGAAAGAGACACAGCTGGCTATCTTTGCTGTAAAGAATTACATCGAAGAAAACTTATGCAAAGAACTGAACCTTATGATGGTACAAGTTCCGCTTATCGTCGATGTCGAGAGCGGCGTCAACGACATGCTCGACCGCGACGGCTCGCGGACACCGATCCAGTTCCACATTTCAAACGACTACAACAAGCACCCCATCGACGCGCAGGTGGTCCAGGCTGCGACCAAATGGAAACGGGTGGCATTAAAGCAGTTCGATATGAAGAGCGGCGAAGGGCTGTGTACCGACATGCGCGCTGTCCGGAAGGATTACTTTCTCGATCACGATCACAGCGTGTACGTCGATCAATGGGATTGGGAAAGGGTTATCGGCAGGGAACAGCGCAACCTTAAGTTCCTGAAGGAAGTCGTCACGAAAATCTGGAAGGTGCTGAAAGGTGCGGAGACGCATGTCCAGCACATGTTCCCGCAATTGAAGAACGCCAAGTACCCAAACCTGCCGGAGGAACTCGCTTTCTTTCATGCCGAGGATATTCTGGATATGTACCCGGACCTTCCCCGCAAGCAGCGCGAGACGGCGCTTCTTCAGAAGTATCCGGCCGTCTTCATCATCGGGATCGGATGGGTCCTCAAGGACGGATACCCGCATGAGATGCGCGCCGCGGATTATGACGACTGGGTGACTGAAACCAAATCGGAAGATGGTCGACAGATGCATGGCCTCAACGGAGACATACTGGTTTGGAACCCCGTCACGAAGCGGCGTCATGAATTGACTTCCATGGGGATCCGCGTCGACGGTGAAACCCTTAAGAAGCAGCTGGAACTCTCCCATCAACTTGAGTCTCTTAAATTCCCCTATCATCAGGGAATCATAAAGAACGAGCTTCCTCTTTCGATAGGCGGAGGCATCGGGCAATCACGTACTTACATGCTCCTCCTGAAGAAGGCGCATCTCGGCGAAGTCAGCGTGACTGTCTGGCCTAAAGTGCTGAAGGACATGTGCTCACTGAAGAACATCCACGTGCTGAACTGA